The Flavobacterium piscisymbiosum genome includes a region encoding these proteins:
- a CDS encoding MFS transporter, with protein MKLNKKIAYVGCLGMIGIITTEFGIIGILPQIAVYYGITIDKAAYLLSAFALVIALTGPFMTLLLSGFDRKKIMLVTIFIFFFSTIVSAFSPPFWLLMIVRMLPAFLQPVYIATAIAAAVASGKKSQENQLMGIVLGGIALAMVTTVPFATYLASIFSWQVSFYIQTIVSALALVAIFKTMPSGDIPEKKSYGSQIRILKDSPFLLSTAMNFFMIASWFSTYSYFADYLVKTRKLDMATISYMLLLFGVVGVFSNWLAGKMLTKSITKTVAFFLSGTIIIPVILVYSGDSIWTTVIVIIIWGFFYAPCFLNASAYMISAAPKSLEFANSLATSFGNLGVFLGTAAGGWIISHSAINNIPWAGMVFGILALLMVVWRSVLEKKNKKVILIDTIN; from the coding sequence ATGAAACTAAATAAAAAAATTGCCTACGTTGGTTGCCTGGGAATGATTGGAATTATAACAACAGAATTTGGAATAATCGGAATCTTACCACAAATTGCCGTTTATTACGGAATTACAATCGATAAAGCAGCTTATTTATTAAGTGCTTTTGCATTGGTTATTGCGCTTACGGGACCTTTTATGACTTTATTACTTTCGGGATTTGACAGAAAAAAGATCATGCTTGTGACTATTTTTATCTTTTTCTTTTCTACAATTGTTTCTGCATTTTCTCCGCCTTTTTGGCTTCTGATGATTGTTCGAATGTTGCCTGCATTTTTACAACCGGTTTATATTGCTACAGCAATTGCAGCAGCCGTAGCATCAGGAAAAAAAAGTCAGGAGAATCAATTAATGGGAATCGTTCTGGGCGGAATTGCATTGGCAATGGTTACAACCGTACCATTTGCAACCTATCTGGCTAGTATTTTTAGCTGGCAGGTTTCGTTTTATATTCAGACAATTGTTAGTGCTTTAGCATTAGTGGCTATTTTTAAAACAATGCCATCCGGGGACATACCGGAGAAAAAATCATACGGAAGTCAGATCAGAATTTTAAAAGACAGCCCCTTTCTATTAAGTACTGCAATGAACTTTTTTATGATCGCATCCTGGTTTTCTACCTACAGTTATTTTGCCGATTATTTAGTAAAAACAAGAAAATTAGATATGGCAACCATTAGTTATATGTTACTTCTATTTGGTGTTGTGGGCGTTTTTTCTAATTGGCTTGCCGGAAAAATGCTGACCAAAAGCATAACAAAAACAGTTGCTTTTTTTCTTTCAGGAACTATCATTATTCCTGTAATATTGGTCTATTCAGGAGATAGCATCTGGACAACTGTAATTGTCATTATCATTTGGGGATTTTTTTACGCGCCCTGTTTTTTAAATGCTTCGGCATACATGATTTCGGCAGCTCCAAAATCGCTTGAATTTGCCAATAGTCTGGCAACTTCTTTTGGAAATCTGGGAGTATTTCTGGGTACGGCCGCCGGAGGATGGATTATTTCTCATAGCGCAATTAATAATATTCCGTGGGCAGGAATGGTCTTTGGAATTTTAGCTTTATTGATGGTGGTCTGGAGAAGTGTTTTAGAAAAGAAAAATAAAAAAGTGATACTAATTGATACTATAAATTAA
- a CDS encoding winged helix-turn-helix transcriptional regulator: MAKRKESSTNTENRNYITTCNLTYAVCLVGGRWKLLILCKLEKGKLRFGELRNQICNITERMLTLQLRELERDGMVKRTVYAEVPPRVEYELTEISLKLVPIWGLISNWGAEHKETMAQKNAIEAENLVEQE; the protein is encoded by the coding sequence ATGGCGAAAAGAAAGGAAAGTTCAACAAATACAGAAAATAGAAATTATATCACAACCTGCAATCTGACTTATGCCGTTTGCCTTGTGGGCGGCCGATGGAAACTGTTGATACTGTGCAAACTTGAAAAAGGAAAACTTAGATTTGGTGAATTAAGAAATCAAATATGCAATATTACAGAACGCATGCTTACTTTGCAATTGCGTGAATTAGAACGAGACGGAATGGTAAAACGTACCGTTTATGCCGAAGTTCCGCCAAGGGTAGAATATGAACTTACTGAAATTAGCCTAAAATTAGTTCCTATCTGGGGCTTAATAAGCAATTGGGGAGCAGAACATAAAGAGACTATGGCGCAAAAAAATGCTATCGAAGCAGAAAACTTAGTAGAACAAGAATAA
- a CDS encoding carbohydrate kinase family protein: protein MNNGKSLKAVAYGEVLWDVFDNEKKIGGAPLNVALRMKTLGCDVAMISCVGKDADGEAIINQVKSLGLETNAIMQSENFPTGLVNVTLNERGSATYEIAYPSAWDKIVLNDFAKKVVADADVLIYGSLVCRDEVSRKSLEELLQTKVYKVFDVNLRKPHYSYEILEQLMHSANFIKFNDEELLEIAKAMHSPFTGLEENMHFIAEKTNVTAMCVTKGKHGALLMWEGKLYDNSGYPVEVSDTVGAGDSFLGALTTSLLTGKEPQAAIDFACAIGALVAASPGANPEISHSKIENLMTKVS, encoded by the coding sequence ATGAATAACGGAAAAAGCCTTAAAGCTGTAGCCTACGGAGAAGTACTTTGGGATGTTTTTGATAACGAAAAAAAGATTGGCGGAGCGCCTCTTAATGTTGCTTTACGCATGAAAACATTAGGTTGCGATGTAGCCATGATTAGCTGCGTAGGAAAAGATGCTGACGGAGAAGCAATTATCAATCAGGTCAAAAGTCTCGGACTTGAAACGAATGCGATCATGCAGTCAGAAAATTTCCCAACCGGATTGGTGAATGTAACCTTAAACGAGCGTGGTTCTGCAACTTATGAAATTGCTTATCCATCGGCCTGGGATAAAATTGTACTCAACGATTTTGCAAAAAAAGTTGTTGCCGATGCTGATGTGCTAATTTATGGCAGTTTGGTTTGCAGAGACGAAGTTTCAAGAAAATCTCTGGAAGAATTGTTACAGACAAAAGTATATAAGGTTTTTGATGTGAATTTAAGAAAGCCACATTATTCGTATGAGATTTTGGAGCAATTAATGCATTCGGCTAATTTTATAAAGTTTAATGACGAAGAATTATTAGAAATTGCCAAAGCCATGCATTCGCCTTTTACTGGTTTAGAAGAGAATATGCATTTTATCGCAGAAAAAACCAATGTTACGGCAATGTGCGTAACAAAAGGTAAACACGGCGCATTGCTAATGTGGGAAGGTAAACTTTATGATAATAGCGGATACCCTGTTGAGGTGTCAGATACAGTGGGAGCAGGCGATTCGTTTTTGGGAGCATTAACTACTTCGCTGCTTACCGGAAAAGAACCTCAGGCAGCTATAGATTTTGCTTGTGCCATTGGCGCTTTGGTGGCCGCATCTCCGGGAGCAAATCCAGAAATTTCGCATTCTAAAATTGAAAATTTAATGACTAAAGTTTCATAA
- a CDS encoding glycoside hydrolase family 32 protein encodes MKYRNIITIVSIFFSLASCSQDDNYTGGSISGGNTEIASIFPVPPSQWMGASDPYYSAGYTGDIMPFFDNGKFHIYFLHDAQNKPAGKGFHDIHEYLSTDLAHFTYEGQMIPYGKTTDPDFAIGTGSVVKVGNIYYFYYTGHNETPAFVQSNARESVLCATSSDLKNWTKVPSFKITAPAGYYNYDFRDPHVFYNDELKKYSMLVSTQTEPGRKAVLLHFTSADPVSGKWDVQTPIYTTTPQENYLMMECADIFKMGSYWYLIFSENWSANKGTHYKMSSSINGPWTTPEIDRIDGEYFYAGKTASDGNKRYVFGWNARKTPENDLGNKDWAGNMVIHELTQNADGTLTTQSPQKVKDLFSKKVTPEVETTLGDVTATSGTYTLSGATNKALVTFKTIGKKAKLKAELTLSGNNGTSGFVFHTNETGSYYKIVLDIAKGKIIGYNSASQEATAIPFKLQANTKYDVEIIAEGSVVVFYINGKVALTNRIYGRDKNKWGLIAEGQNSTISNLQITQPE; translated from the coding sequence ATGAAATACAGAAACATTATAACCATAGTTTCCATCTTCTTTTCGCTTGCCTCATGTAGTCAGGACGATAATTATACCGGAGGCTCGATTTCAGGAGGTAATACCGAAATAGCAAGTATCTTTCCTGTCCCGCCTTCGCAGTGGATGGGTGCCAGTGATCCTTACTACAGTGCGGGTTATACAGGAGATATCATGCCATTTTTCGATAACGGAAAATTTCATATTTACTTTCTGCACGACGCTCAGAATAAACCTGCCGGAAAAGGATTTCATGATATTCATGAATACTTGAGTACAGATTTAGCCCATTTTACATACGAAGGGCAAATGATTCCATATGGCAAAACTACTGATCCTGATTTTGCCATTGGCACAGGATCAGTTGTAAAAGTCGGTAATATTTATTACTTTTATTATACAGGCCACAATGAAACGCCAGCTTTTGTGCAGTCAAACGCCAGAGAAAGTGTTTTGTGCGCCACAAGTTCTGATTTAAAAAACTGGACAAAAGTGCCTTCATTTAAGATCACAGCACCAGCCGGATATTACAATTATGATTTTAGAGATCCGCATGTGTTTTACAACGATGAGCTTAAAAAGTATTCGATGTTGGTAAGCACGCAAACAGAACCAGGCCGAAAAGCAGTTTTGCTACATTTTACAAGTGCTGATCCGGTTTCTGGAAAGTGGGATGTTCAAACGCCAATTTACACTACAACTCCTCAGGAAAATTATTTGATGATGGAATGTGCTGATATCTTCAAAATGGGAAGTTACTGGTATTTGATTTTTTCTGAAAACTGGAGTGCTAATAAAGGAACACATTACAAAATGTCAAGTTCGATCAATGGCCCGTGGACAACGCCGGAAATTGACAGGATCGACGGAGAATATTTTTATGCCGGAAAAACAGCTTCTGATGGAAACAAAAGATATGTTTTTGGATGGAATGCCAGAAAAACACCTGAAAATGATTTAGGAAATAAAGATTGGGCCGGAAATATGGTGATTCATGAGCTAACACAAAATGCAGATGGAACCTTAACAACCCAGTCACCGCAAAAGGTAAAAGATTTATTTTCTAAAAAAGTAACGCCCGAAGTAGAGACAACTTTAGGAGATGTAACAGCAACATCAGGAACTTATACCTTGTCAGGGGCAACAAATAAAGCTTTAGTAACGTTTAAAACTATAGGTAAAAAAGCAAAACTAAAAGCAGAGCTTACTTTATCAGGTAATAATGGAACTTCAGGATTTGTTTTTCATACCAATGAAACCGGAAGTTATTATAAAATTGTACTGGATATTGCTAAAGGTAAAATAATAGGATATAATTCAGCATCGCAGGAAGCAACCGCAATACCGTTTAAGCTTCAAGCAAATACTAAATACGATGTTGAAATAATTGCAGAAGGAAGTGTAGTAGTATTTTACATCAACGGAAAAGTGGCTTTAACGAATAGAATTTACGGAAGAGACAAAAATAAATGGGGATTAATTGCTGAAGGACAAAATAGTACGATTTCTAACCTTCAGATTACGCAACCGGAATAA
- a CDS encoding DUF4960 domain-containing protein, with amino-acid sequence MRKLINTYWVKVATVLAIVFVFTACENSFENGGFDVNSPSNVTSFKINGVAGTIDQKTGAINITMPYGSDITAVKPEIVLAEGATSNLDLTAPINFANPVKFRVVNGNLYKDYTVTTVVSSPIKSFTINGVAATINDVSKTITMTLPEGTNLTALQPLIVLTEGVLISPVSGTTIDFNNSVTFVVTSNGKSVNYTANVGVPVAGLVVAFLGTAATRSGITNMDEVTASNWLFDNFPGARYISFESVLNGADLSDVNVIWWHFDSAANLPSVAYNPAVTTALKNFRTSGGNLLLTSFASQYVDALGIVPSGKGPNNVFGDFPPNGNVDGNSWGMSFVGHENHPIFQGLTTFEAGKANLLQGGTFRLNHTAWWFLPEWGGYTNGEGWRNQTGGTNLASEAWDNNLDGRVTIAEFPNTATNKNVIVISMGAYDWYNEANSSGVPSQSNEFITNIKLLTQNSINYLAEK; translated from the coding sequence ATGAGAAAACTTATCAATACATACTGGGTCAAAGTGGCTACAGTATTGGCTATCGTTTTTGTATTTACAGCCTGCGAAAATAGTTTCGAAAACGGAGGTTTTGATGTCAATTCGCCATCGAATGTTACTTCTTTTAAAATAAACGGAGTTGCAGGAACAATCGACCAGAAAACAGGAGCAATCAATATAACAATGCCTTACGGATCTGATATTACAGCTGTAAAACCTGAAATTGTTTTGGCAGAAGGAGCAACATCAAATCTGGATCTAACTGCACCAATAAACTTTGCAAATCCGGTAAAGTTCAGAGTGGTAAACGGTAATTTATACAAAGATTATACGGTGACAACGGTAGTTTCAAGTCCAATTAAGAGTTTTACTATTAATGGAGTTGCAGCAACAATAAACGATGTAAGCAAAACCATTACGATGACATTGCCCGAAGGTACAAACCTGACAGCACTTCAGCCTTTAATCGTATTAACAGAAGGGGTTTTGATATCGCCGGTTTCAGGCACTACGATTGATTTTAACAACTCGGTAACTTTTGTAGTAACCTCAAATGGTAAAAGTGTTAATTATACTGCCAATGTAGGAGTTCCGGTAGCAGGTTTGGTAGTAGCCTTTTTAGGAACGGCAGCAACAAGATCAGGAATCACGAATATGGATGAAGTTACAGCATCAAACTGGTTGTTTGATAATTTCCCGGGAGCCAGATATATTTCATTCGAAAGTGTTTTAAACGGAGCTGATTTAAGTGATGTTAACGTGATTTGGTGGCATTTTGATTCGGCTGCAAATTTACCTTCAGTGGCTTATAATCCTGCGGTAACAACAGCGCTCAAAAATTTCAGAACTAGCGGAGGGAATTTACTTTTAACCTCTTTTGCATCTCAATATGTAGATGCTTTAGGAATTGTTCCATCCGGAAAAGGGCCTAATAATGTTTTTGGAGATTTTCCTCCAAACGGAAATGTAGATGGTAATTCATGGGGAATGTCTTTCGTGGGGCATGAGAACCATCCAATATTTCAGGGATTAACCACTTTTGAAGCCGGAAAAGCTAATTTGCTGCAAGGCGGAACTTTCAGGTTAAATCATACCGCATGGTGGTTTTTACCGGAATGGGGAGGTTACACAAACGGTGAAGGCTGGAGAAACCAAACCGGAGGAACCAATTTGGCCAGTGAAGCCTGGGACAATAATCTTGACGGACGAGTGACCATTGCAGAGTTCCCAAATACAGCAACAAATAAAAATGTAATTGTGATCTCGATGGGAGCTTACGATTGGTATAATGAAGCTAATAGTTCCGGAGTACCAAGTCAGTCTAATGAGTTTATTACAAATATTAAGCTTCTGACACAAAACAGCATCAATTATCTGGCTGAGAAATAA
- a CDS encoding RagB/SusD family nutrient uptake outer membrane protein translates to MKKLLYITCFLVLGMLGSCSDFLENDPRGVLSEEDIVTPQSVEGFMNAAYAQLGNDHYDSPYSLWPFGNVRSDDAYKGGSGTNDIQDFHFFEVSNNIRTDFAELDNFWYISYVGVSRANKALKALEQISEADYPLKKTRIAEMRFLRGHFYFMLKIMFRSVPYITEDIPVENYKTISNKVLSNEELWNKIAEDFQAAADALPETQPQVGRATQKAAYAYLAKTRLYQAYTQDETYKVTGINQQHLQEVIAATDKVIGKASLEPDFANNFLPGTFENGTESIFSIQFSDNDGTLYGRLNFSDVLSTPQGLGCCDFHKPSQNLVNAFKTGTNGLPEFDTYNDQDFDYKNRDANTVDPRLYHTVAMPGLPYKYDPEFLYVEAWVRSPGTYGYFASLKENVAPNCSCVVNIDPFYGNSKNRIQIRYADVILMRAEALIELGRQSEALPLINQIRERAAQSTGRLPYAKNFKINTYVDGSNCNWTQDFARKALRWERRLELAMEGNRFFDLVRWGVTDEVMNAFYSEEKTKRTYYQDAFFDAHKEEYCPIPLKQINFSQGLYKQNLGY, encoded by the coding sequence ATGAAAAAATTACTATATATAACCTGCTTTTTGGTACTTGGAATGTTGGGTTCCTGCTCAGATTTTCTGGAAAATGATCCTCGTGGTGTACTCTCAGAAGAAGATATTGTGACACCGCAATCGGTAGAAGGATTTATGAATGCAGCTTATGCACAATTAGGTAACGACCATTATGATTCACCATACAGTTTATGGCCTTTTGGAAATGTGCGTTCTGATGATGCTTACAAAGGCGGAAGCGGAACAAACGACATTCAGGATTTTCACTTCTTTGAAGTATCCAATAATATCCGAACTGATTTTGCAGAATTAGACAATTTCTGGTACATCAGTTATGTTGGGGTTTCAAGAGCCAATAAAGCCTTGAAAGCATTAGAACAAATTTCAGAAGCTGATTATCCTTTGAAAAAAACGCGTATTGCTGAAATGCGTTTCTTAAGAGGACATTTTTACTTTATGTTGAAAATTATGTTCAGAAGTGTTCCTTACATCACAGAAGATATTCCTGTTGAAAATTATAAAACCATCTCAAACAAAGTGCTTTCAAACGAAGAACTTTGGAACAAAATTGCCGAAGATTTTCAGGCTGCAGCCGATGCTCTGCCGGAAACTCAGCCACAAGTGGGACGTGCTACACAAAAAGCAGCTTATGCTTATTTAGCCAAAACACGTTTGTATCAGGCGTATACACAAGATGAAACGTATAAAGTTACAGGAATCAATCAACAGCATTTGCAGGAAGTAATTGCAGCGACAGATAAAGTAATTGGGAAAGCAAGTTTAGAGCCTGATTTTGCCAACAACTTCTTGCCGGGAACTTTTGAAAACGGTACAGAATCTATTTTTTCTATTCAGTTTTCTGATAATGACGGAACTTTATACGGAAGATTAAATTTTTCAGATGTCCTTTCTACGCCTCAGGGTTTAGGATGCTGCGATTTTCATAAACCAAGTCAGAACTTAGTAAATGCCTTTAAAACAGGAACTAATGGTTTGCCGGAATTTGATACTTATAACGATCAGGATTTTGATTATAAAAACAGAGATGCCAATACGGTTGATCCAAGATTGTACCATACTGTTGCGATGCCGGGTTTACCATATAAATACGATCCTGAATTTTTGTACGTAGAAGCTTGGGTGAGATCTCCGGGAACATACGGTTATTTTGCTTCATTAAAAGAAAACGTAGCGCCAAACTGTAGTTGCGTGGTCAATATCGATCCGTTTTACGGAAACTCAAAAAACAGAATCCAGATTCGTTACGCCGATGTGATATTGATGCGTGCCGAAGCCCTGATTGAATTAGGAAGACAATCAGAAGCTTTGCCATTAATCAATCAAATCAGAGAGCGTGCGGCGCAAAGTACAGGAAGACTTCCGTATGCAAAAAACTTTAAAATCAATACTTATGTAGACGGAAGCAATTGCAACTGGACACAGGATTTTGCTCGTAAAGCCTTGCGTTGGGAACGTCGTTTAGAACTGGCGATGGAAGGAAATCGTTTCTTTGATTTGGTTCGTTGGGGCGTTACAGATGAAGTAATGAATGCATTTTACAGCGAAGAAAAAACAAAACGTACCTATTATCAGGATGCCTTTTTTGATGCTCATAAAGAGGAGTATTGCCCAATTCCGTTAAAGCAAATTAATTTTAGTCAGGGATTGTACAAACAAAATTTAGGTTATTAA
- a CDS encoding SusC/RagA family TonB-linked outer membrane protein, translating into MKTKLIYFLLFFFPMLVMTAQETGIKGTVISSDDGMPLPGATVIVSGTNTSTVTDFDGNFSFQNVASDAKIVVSFIGYSPQSIEVKGQKTFTITLKVDNNQLNEVVVTGYSKQKKTDITGAVAVVNMKEVMKQPEPNPIKALQGRVAGVKVTSDGSPSGGNTKVVIRGVGTLNNTDPLYVIDGMPTKSGMHELNPNDIETIQVLKDASSASIYGSRASNGVIIITTKKGKEGKMRINFSTYTSLSDYSRKQEVLNANQFGQALWQANINDGLNPNNNNLRYQFDWSVNNNKPQLNKVLVPEYLDASQTLKASNTDWYDAISQTGIANSYDLSVSNASDKGNYVFSLGYYGNEGVVKTTDFQRISARMNGSYKYFDGKLVIGENFSMTRTNEVTDPGVLDPALRALPIIPVHTVDGKGWGGPVGGMNDRQNPVRLLEYNKDNKYDYLRLFGNMYADLEIIKNLHIKSSFGIDYGSYKKRTLQRSYQSGYLQNDQTSVTIDQSLSDKWTWTNTAIYSLNLGKSNLNFMAGTEMYKDVYDTTTLRKNDFLIETPDYMYPDAGTGESFTSGTSTTYSLLSFFGKVDYEFDNRYLLSGTIRRDGSSRFGKNNQYGTFPAISAGWRISNEDFIKNNAPVFSDLKLRAGWGQTGNQEISNTAVYSLYLASYAGGSPTWATSYGTAYDIAGNGNGLLPSGFIATQSGNDDLKWETTTQTNIGLDFGLFKQKLSGSVDYYIKKTDDILVLPPYLGVIGEGGNRWVNGASMQNEGWEVTLGYHDETSFGLKYDISANVSANKNKITKLPDEVRNNYGGDGLNDNILGRPINSMYGYVTDGLFKSQDEVDNSATQEGKGLGRIRYKDLNGDGVITDKDRTWIGNPNPGLTYGFNLGLGYKNWDFTTFWEGASDVDVINNTKYQTDFWSVDDVGSNKGTRLLNAWSLDNPNSTIPALTTVDRNAESRFSTYYVENGNYLKLRVLQVGYSLPKDLLKKMNFDSFRLYISGQNLLIIDAKSFTGVDPENAGFGYPQPTTFTAGLNFTL; encoded by the coding sequence ATGAAAACTAAACTCATTTATTTTCTATTATTCTTTTTTCCCATGCTGGTAATGACAGCACAGGAAACAGGAATAAAAGGAACGGTAATTTCGTCAGATGACGGAATGCCGCTTCCGGGAGCAACAGTAATTGTTTCGGGAACGAATACCAGTACAGTAACAGATTTTGATGGAAATTTCTCTTTTCAGAATGTAGCTTCAGATGCAAAGATTGTTGTTTCTTTTATCGGATACAGTCCGCAATCGATTGAAGTAAAAGGACAAAAAACATTCACTATCACTTTAAAAGTAGATAATAATCAGTTGAATGAAGTTGTTGTAACAGGATATTCAAAACAAAAGAAAACAGATATTACGGGAGCAGTTGCCGTTGTAAACATGAAGGAAGTCATGAAACAACCGGAACCAAACCCAATAAAAGCGCTGCAAGGAAGAGTGGCGGGGGTAAAAGTTACCTCTGACGGTTCGCCAAGTGGAGGAAATACCAAAGTTGTGATTCGTGGAGTTGGAACTTTAAACAATACTGATCCTCTTTATGTAATCGACGGAATGCCAACCAAATCCGGAATGCACGAATTGAACCCAAATGATATTGAAACAATTCAGGTTTTAAAAGATGCTTCTTCGGCCAGTATTTATGGTTCCCGCGCTTCAAACGGAGTTATTATCATCACAACCAAAAAAGGGAAAGAGGGTAAAATGAGAATCAATTTTAGCACTTATACTTCTTTGTCTGATTATTCCAGAAAGCAGGAAGTGCTGAATGCCAATCAGTTTGGACAGGCTTTATGGCAGGCAAATATCAACGACGGTTTAAACCCGAACAATAATAATTTACGTTATCAGTTTGACTGGTCCGTAAACAATAACAAACCACAATTAAACAAAGTTTTAGTTCCGGAATATTTAGATGCCAGTCAAACCCTGAAAGCTTCAAATACCGATTGGTACGATGCGATCTCGCAAACCGGAATTGCAAATTCGTATGACTTATCGGTTTCAAACGCATCAGACAAAGGGAATTATGTTTTCTCTTTGGGTTATTATGGAAATGAAGGAGTTGTAAAAACTACAGATTTCCAGAGGATTTCTGCCAGAATGAACGGTTCGTATAAATATTTTGACGGGAAACTGGTTATTGGCGAAAATTTCTCGATGACCCGAACTAACGAAGTTACAGATCCCGGAGTTTTAGATCCTGCACTTCGCGCCTTACCTATAATTCCGGTACATACTGTAGACGGAAAAGGATGGGGCGGACCAGTTGGAGGAATGAACGACAGACAAAATCCGGTTCGTCTTTTAGAATACAACAAAGACAATAAATACGATTATTTACGTCTTTTCGGAAATATGTATGCTGATCTGGAAATCATTAAAAACTTACATATCAAGAGTAGTTTTGGTATCGATTACGGATCGTATAAAAAACGTACGCTGCAAAGAAGTTATCAGTCAGGTTATTTGCAAAACGATCAGACATCGGTAACTATTGATCAGTCATTGAGTGACAAATGGACCTGGACCAATACGGCAATTTATAGCCTGAATCTAGGAAAAAGCAACCTGAATTTTATGGCAGGAACAGAGATGTACAAAGATGTTTATGATACGACAACTTTGCGTAAAAACGATTTCCTGATCGAAACTCCTGATTATATGTATCCTGATGCAGGAACCGGAGAATCGTTTACAAGCGGAACTTCGACAACGTATTCATTGTTATCTTTCTTCGGAAAAGTAGATTATGAATTTGATAATCGTTATTTACTTTCTGGTACTATTCGTCGTGACGGATCGTCTCGTTTTGGTAAAAATAATCAGTACGGAACCTTCCCGGCAATTTCAGCAGGATGGAGAATCAGTAATGAAGATTTCATTAAAAATAATGCACCTGTTTTCTCTGATTTAAAATTAAGAGCAGGATGGGGACAAACCGGAAATCAGGAAATTAGCAATACTGCTGTTTACAGTTTGTATTTGGCCAGTTATGCAGGCGGAAGCCCAACCTGGGCAACTTCTTATGGTACGGCTTATGATATTGCAGGAAACGGAAACGGTTTACTTCCGTCAGGTTTTATTGCAACTCAATCCGGAAATGATGATTTGAAATGGGAAACGACTACACAAACTAACATCGGTTTAGACTTTGGATTATTCAAACAAAAATTAAGCGGATCTGTAGATTATTACATCAAAAAAACAGATGATATTTTGGTTTTACCGCCGTATTTAGGTGTAATTGGCGAAGGTGGAAATCGTTGGGTAAACGGTGCTTCGATGCAAAACGAAGGTTGGGAAGTTACTTTAGGCTATCATGACGAAACCTCATTTGGACTAAAATATGATATCTCGGCAAATGTTTCGGCGAACAAAAACAAGATTACAAAATTGCCGGACGAAGTACGAAATAACTATGGTGGAGACGGATTGAACGATAATATCTTAGGTCGTCCAATTAATTCAATGTATGGTTATGTTACTGACGGATTGTTTAAAAGTCAGGACGAAGTAGACAACTCGGCCACTCAGGAAGGGAAAGGCCTTGGTAGAATTCGTTACAAAGATTTAAACGGAGATGGAGTAATTACAGATAAAGACCGTACATGGATAGGAAATCCAAATCCGGGTTTGACTTATGGATTTAATTTAGGATTAGGGTATAAAAACTGGGATTTCACCACTTTCTGGGAAGGAGCAAGTGATGTTGATGTCATTAATAATACCAAATACCAAACGGATTTCTGGAGTGTAGATGATGTAGGTTCTAATAAAGGAACCCGTTTGCTAAATGCGTGGTCTTTAGACAATCCAAATTCTACTATTCCGGCATTGACGACTGTAGACAGAAATGCAGAATCAAGATTTTCGACTTATTATGTAGAAAACGGAAACTATCTTAAACTGCGTGTTTTACAGGTAGGATACAGTTTGCCAAAAGATTTATTGAAAAAAATGAATTTCGATAGCTTTAGATTGTACATCAGCGGTCAAAATTTACTGATCATTGATGCCAAAAGTTTTACTGGTGTAGATCCTGAAAATGCAGGATTTGGATATCCGCAGCCAACGACTTTTACGGCTGGTCTTAATTTTACTTTATAA